A single genomic interval of Streptomyces sp. BA2 harbors:
- a CDS encoding RICIN domain-containing protein yields MAVLPDGEYLIKNPETDLYIDLFNGSPEHNTPIVGLPLTKEPNQKWKVSTTNGINEFIIKSSVSGEAFLGLSVIRIFPPRIAAEPIPVRWSIEPVGDGQYRIAFPFADGVVSLPEARPGTQLFNEPFHGSPMQFWQFVQA; encoded by the coding sequence ATGGCAGTTCTGCCCGACGGCGAGTACCTGATCAAGAACCCTGAGACGGACCTCTACATCGACCTGTTCAACGGCAGCCCTGAGCACAACACCCCGATTGTGGGACTCCCGCTGACCAAGGAGCCCAACCAGAAGTGGAAGGTCAGCACCACCAACGGCATCAACGAGTTCATCATCAAAAGCTCGGTGAGCGGCGAGGCCTTCCTGGGTCTGAGCGTCATCAGGATCTTCCCGCCGAGGATCGCGGCCGAGCCGATCCCGGTCCGCTGGTCGATCGAGCCGGTGGGCGACGGCCAGTACCGGATCGCGTTCCCGTTCGCGGACGGTGTGGTCTCCCTGCCCGAGGCCCGTCCGGGCACCCAGCTGTTCAACGAGCCGTTCCACGGCAGCCCGATGCAGTTCTGGCAGTTCGTTCAGGCCTGA
- a CDS encoding VOC family protein, which yields MLTNIMYVTVYVTDQDRALEFYTVGLGLEKRLDFPGPDGRFLTVGVPDSPVQIILWSQAAVTGQPAGAPGPVILESDDLRKDFEVMRQRGVTFEESEPQEYPFGLRIEAMDPDGNRVSLRQPRKP from the coding sequence ATGCTGACCAACATCATGTACGTGACGGTCTACGTCACCGATCAGGACCGCGCGCTGGAGTTCTACACCGTGGGACTCGGCCTGGAGAAGCGGCTCGACTTCCCCGGGCCCGATGGACGTTTCCTCACCGTCGGTGTCCCGGACAGCCCGGTGCAGATCATCCTGTGGTCGCAGGCGGCGGTCACAGGACAGCCAGCTGGCGCGCCCGGTCCGGTGATCCTCGAATCCGACGATCTGCGAAAGGATTTCGAGGTCATGCGCCAGCGCGGCGTCACCTTTGAGGAGTCCGAGCCGCAGGAGTATCCGTTCGGGCTCCGCATCGAGGCGATGGACCCGGACGGCAACCGGGTCTCGCTCCGTCAGCCGCGCAAGCCCTGA